In Myxococcus stipitatus, the following are encoded in one genomic region:
- a CDS encoding sensor histidine kinase, producing MLALILSGVSASAWAAVPREMTLQDFHHTAWTQKDGAPAGIWAIAQSRDGWLWLGTASGLFRFDGVRFERHDLLPADSIASRSVGDVFASRGGDLWVAYSFGGASVRKVTGEIHHFHPGERGLPVGAPVEVFEEDATGRMWMSMPQGLLTLENGQWVPVGPQWGLPEGYWSEFFRDRDDGFWVMGERGTFVLRAGATRFESVAVEGATSMSPVLAHDGSFWLSDEKGFRPWRCPALPVPSGPAPAGFVYGTRSKSVLFTRDGSMWLGACRGTGICRVAKPYEAGVPFHRSTVDGEVFTAREGLSSTSAMTLLEDREGNLWVGTQLGLDRFRPNDVASVRFPEPSTYFALVADRQGELWTGTAMRMWGADKWWRLGTQPELVPGLVAEVTATYLDDDGRIILGGSEGLWRFHEGRFESLPRPEKEREQRIQAIVRDAEGKLWVSFRASTVYRLDGDTWTPKGGLAALPDLPPARAVRDEKGRVWFGYSTNLLALMEGSTVRTYSDEHGLRTGTVTAILPGEPALVGGALGLSAFDGERFRPLHATRLDVLSGITGMLKTKDGSLWLNGHAGGVRISADDLRRALEDPAYAMPFELFDMSDGMQGGAQQVRPLPTLVEGGDGRLWFASASGLGWIDPANIRRNPMPPPVAIRAVSVDDRTYSPGQVLRLPPRTKELRIAYCALGLGMPERVVFRYRLEGVDDGWKDAGPRREANYTNLGPGKYRFQVVAANEDGVWNTNGATLELEIEPTFFQTGAFIALCVVAAGLLLWLLYVLRLWQVTQRLRLRLEERHAERERIARELHDTLLQGIQALVLNVHGVTSRLPAGDERHGLQRALDRADDILAEGRDRVSALRDTGAGKDDLVAAFRLLLRELEANEKPRLRMSVSGGARTLEPLVADELYRLGREAIGNALAHAGANEVEVRLSFERSALKLSVRDDGGGIDPGTLERGGRAGHWGLRGMKERATRLGGQLEIVSREGQGTEVVVAVLAERAYLRQSLGGWRGLLRRPPGRR from the coding sequence GTGCTCGCGCTCATCCTGAGTGGGGTGTCCGCTTCGGCCTGGGCCGCGGTTCCTCGGGAGATGACGCTCCAGGACTTCCACCACACCGCGTGGACGCAGAAGGACGGTGCTCCCGCGGGTATCTGGGCCATCGCCCAATCGCGTGACGGGTGGCTGTGGTTGGGGACGGCTTCGGGCCTGTTCCGCTTCGATGGTGTCCGCTTCGAACGCCACGACCTGCTGCCCGCCGACAGCATCGCGTCGCGCTCCGTCGGTGATGTGTTCGCCTCCCGTGGAGGAGACCTCTGGGTTGCCTATTCGTTCGGGGGCGCCAGCGTCCGCAAGGTCACGGGCGAGATTCACCACTTCCACCCGGGAGAGCGGGGCCTTCCCGTGGGGGCTCCGGTGGAGGTGTTCGAGGAAGACGCGACGGGGCGCATGTGGATGTCCATGCCCCAGGGGCTCTTGACCCTGGAGAACGGCCAGTGGGTGCCCGTAGGCCCTCAGTGGGGGCTGCCGGAGGGGTACTGGTCGGAGTTCTTCCGGGACAGGGACGACGGGTTCTGGGTGATGGGCGAACGAGGCACGTTCGTCCTGCGCGCGGGGGCCACTCGCTTCGAGTCCGTAGCGGTGGAGGGGGCGACCTCGATGTCTCCCGTCCTGGCGCATGACGGGAGCTTCTGGCTCTCCGACGAGAAGGGCTTCAGGCCCTGGCGCTGCCCGGCGCTGCCCGTCCCCTCGGGGCCCGCCCCCGCCGGCTTCGTCTATGGGACGCGCTCCAAGAGCGTGCTCTTCACGCGGGATGGCAGCATGTGGCTGGGCGCCTGCCGTGGCACGGGCATCTGTCGCGTGGCGAAACCCTACGAAGCGGGTGTGCCTTTTCATCGGAGCACGGTCGACGGCGAGGTCTTCACCGCGCGCGAGGGCCTCTCCTCGACCTCCGCGATGACGCTGCTCGAGGACCGCGAGGGCAACCTCTGGGTGGGCACCCAGCTCGGGCTTGACCGCTTCCGTCCGAATGACGTGGCCTCCGTCCGTTTCCCCGAGCCGTCCACCTACTTCGCGCTCGTCGCGGACCGCCAGGGGGAGTTGTGGACGGGGACCGCGATGCGCATGTGGGGGGCGGACAAGTGGTGGCGGCTGGGGACCCAGCCGGAGTTGGTTCCGGGGTTGGTCGCCGAGGTCACCGCCACCTATCTGGACGACGATGGCCGCATCATCCTGGGAGGCTCCGAGGGACTCTGGCGCTTCCATGAGGGCCGCTTCGAGTCGCTGCCCCGCCCCGAGAAGGAGCGTGAGCAGCGCATCCAGGCCATCGTGCGCGACGCGGAGGGAAAGCTGTGGGTGTCGTTCCGGGCCTCGACGGTGTACCGGCTCGACGGTGACACCTGGACGCCCAAGGGGGGCCTGGCGGCGCTGCCCGACCTGCCACCTGCCCGCGCCGTGCGAGACGAAAAGGGCCGGGTCTGGTTCGGCTACAGCACCAACCTGCTGGCGCTCATGGAGGGTTCGACCGTCCGCACGTACTCGGATGAGCACGGGCTGCGCACGGGCACGGTGACGGCCATTCTTCCGGGAGAGCCCGCGCTGGTGGGCGGCGCGCTGGGCCTGTCTGCTTTCGACGGCGAGCGCTTCCGGCCCTTGCACGCGACGCGGCTGGACGTCTTGTCGGGCATCACCGGCATGCTCAAGACGAAGGACGGCTCGCTGTGGCTCAACGGCCATGCGGGAGGTGTGCGAATCTCGGCGGACGACCTTCGCCGTGCGCTGGAGGACCCGGCGTACGCGATGCCCTTCGAGCTCTTCGACATGAGCGACGGCATGCAGGGCGGAGCACAGCAGGTCCGCCCGCTGCCGACCTTGGTGGAGGGAGGGGATGGACGGCTCTGGTTCGCGTCGGCCAGTGGGCTGGGATGGATTGACCCGGCGAACATCCGGCGCAATCCCATGCCGCCCCCTGTCGCGATTCGCGCCGTGTCGGTCGACGACAGGACGTATTCGCCGGGGCAGGTGCTGCGGTTGCCTCCGCGCACGAAGGAGCTGCGCATCGCCTATTGCGCGTTGGGCCTGGGGATGCCGGAGCGGGTCGTGTTCCGCTATCGCCTCGAGGGCGTGGATGACGGATGGAAGGACGCGGGGCCTCGGCGCGAGGCGAACTACACCAACCTGGGCCCGGGCAAGTACCGCTTCCAGGTGGTGGCGGCGAACGAGGACGGGGTCTGGAACACGAACGGCGCCACGCTCGAGCTGGAAATCGAGCCGACCTTCTTCCAGACGGGGGCGTTCATCGCGCTGTGTGTCGTGGCCGCGGGGCTGCTGCTCTGGCTGCTGTATGTGCTGCGGTTGTGGCAGGTCACCCAGCGGCTGCGCCTGCGGTTGGAGGAGCGCCACGCCGAGCGTGAGCGCATCGCTCGCGAGCTGCACGACACGTTGTTGCAGGGCATCCAGGCGCTGGTGCTCAACGTCCATGGCGTGACGTCGCGGCTGCCCGCGGGTGACGAGCGCCACGGTCTTCAACGTGCGCTGGACCGCGCGGACGACATCCTCGCGGAGGGCAGGGACCGGGTCAGCGCGCTGCGAGACACTGGCGCGGGAAAGGACGACCTCGTGGCGGCGTTTAGGCTGCTGCTGCGGGAACTCGAGGCGAACGAGAAGCCGCGGCTGCGCATGTCCGTGAGCGGCGGTGCGCGCACGTTGGAGCCGCTGGTCGCCGATGAACTCTATCGCCTGGGTCGCGAGGCCATTGGCAACGCGCTCGCACACGCGGGGGCGAACGAGGTCGAGGTGCGCCTGTCCTTCGAGCGCTCGGCGTTGAAGTTGAGCGTGCGGGACGACGGCGGCGGCATCGACCCTGGCACGTTGGAGCGGGGCGGCCGCGCGGGCCACTGGGGGTTGCGCGGCATGAAGGAGCGGGCCACGCGGCTGGGAGGGCAGCTGGAGATTGTGAGCCGCGAGGGGCAGGGGACGGAGGTGGTCGTGGCGGTGCTGGCGGAGCGGGCCTACCTGCGCCAGTCGTTGGGGGGCTGGCGAGGGCTGCTGCGCCGCCCGCCGGGCCGGCGCTGA